One Branchiostoma floridae strain S238N-H82 chromosome 15, Bfl_VNyyK, whole genome shotgun sequence DNA window includes the following coding sequences:
- the LOC118432472 gene encoding glutamate receptor ionotropic, kainate 2-like: MIAPYLRSSAVVLVLLTAYFHTALSVQVTVGVVYTAGNKEAYSGTVRQVLQYVNASDDYGTGDVTLSIVEQEANCSSENAIYKVINSFRQQDICNIVVINNDRKSDEGSAPCSFHNDNDTSLLALFVSRPSRSGVLRNSGPGVMNLYPEPIDLSKMVIDTVQKYRWTSAFVLYDKFADSYRTLEQFLNWAADRDWLLRVKEIPLLSRSEVNRRELRELLVQIRMSREVHVILMTNSDIIVTVLEKAVHMQMLNYQYQWVITSLNGPLGTVPLEDYEYSGARMTFFHPNFELGDDTRLFERFVNDAVLTVVNAAADMVEDTGGTDQCLLHSYATKVEFEGYSGTVAFNKDGIRDNLQMDLLENKGRELKKVGTWSSWHGTNLTSTFNTSFLTNPVLGGKKLKIITKPRHPYVQVKKNADAFELEGEERFEGYLMDLIRKMALHLNFTYSLEILEDAHVGEKQPDGSWDGMIGLLFNYEVDVVLDAVSTRSFRLEAVDFTEPIEMSGYYLIMKRPSKAIPGIFQFLAPFSTTVWIVIGCACLLVAILSTIISYLDPYEWHQLGKRGEVKPDEGGNWDFLNSMWSAWGAFVGGGAEYLPCSYAGRVLSSTWWFVILVVISSYTANLAAFLTQTRLEETVSSLEELASSKFDYGALARNTIVQFLQTATDEPYKTIGNYLKQNKEEVLLSTRDELLDKAAWEKFVYIADAENAFIVKDERCELITVGEKFFLSPLALMLPRGSPYTKEFNRLILEFRENGFMDILHNRWFRARGKCDSRFSKTDQSVLGLESFAGLFYFMLMGIALTMLVLAAEKVWFMRQDSKDEKRSNLELADLGGAKDGELDALRA; this comes from the exons ATGATCGCGCCTTACCTGAGAAGTTCTGCGGTGGTTCTCGTTCTTCTTACTGCTTATTTCCACACGGCATTGTCGGTTCAAGTCACCGTCG GTGTGGTTTACACGGCGGGGAACAAAGAGGCGTACAGCGGAACGGTTCGGCAGGTGTTACAGTACGTCAACGCTTCTGACGACTATGGAACCGGTGACGTCACCCTCAGCATTGTCGAACAGGAGGCGAACTGCTCTAGCGAGAACGCAATATACAAGG TGATCAACTCGTTCCGACAACAGGACATCTGTAACATCGTGGTCATCAACAACGACAGGAAGTCTGATGAGGGAAGCGCGCCCTGCTCCTTCCACAATGATAACGACACGTCTTTACTGGCACTGTTTGTCTCAAGACCATCG AGATCCGGCGTGCTTCGTAACTCAGGTCCAGGAGTGATGAACCTTTACCCGGAACCGATCGACCTGAGTAAGATGGTGATCGACACCGTGCAGAAGTACCGCTGGACGTCTGCCTTCGTGCTGTACGATAAGTTCGCTG ACTCCTACAGGACCCTCGAGCAGTTTCTGAACTGGGCCGCAGACAGAGACTGGCTCCTGAGGGTCAAGGAGATCCCCCTCCTgtccaggtcagaggtcaacaggCGCGAGCTGAGGGAACTTCTCGTCCAGATCAGGATGTCACGTGAGGTTCACGTGATTCTCATGACCAACTCCGACATCATCGTTACTGTTCTGGAAAAG GCAGTCCACATGCAGATGCTGAATTATCAGTACCAGTGGGTGATAACAAGTCTG AACGGTCCGTTGGGGACAGTTCCTCTGGAGGACTACGAGTACAGCGGAGCGCGGATGACTTTCTTCCACCCAAACTTCGAGCTGGGAGACGAC ACCCGTTTGTTTGAGAGGTTTGTGAACGACGCTGTACTGACTGTTGTGAATGCTGCTGCTGACATGGTGGAGGACACTGGTGGGACTGATCAGTGTCTGCTACACTCCTATGCCACTAAG GTGGAGTTTGAAGGGTATAGCGGAACAGTGGCTTTTAATAAAGACGGTATCAGAGATAACCTGCAGATGGATCTGCTGGAGAACAAGGGGAGAGAACTGAAGAAG GTGGGCACGTGGAGCTCGTGGCACGGCACCAACCTGACCTCCACCTTCAACACCAGCTTCCTCACCAATCCCGTCCTGGGGGGCAAGAAGCTCAAGATCATCACCAAACCG AGACACCCTTATGTCCAAGTGAAGAAGAACGCCGACGCCTTTGAGCTGGAGGGAGAGGAGCGGTTTGAGGGGTACCTGATGGACCTGATCCGCAAGATGGCGCTTCACCTGAACTTCACCTACAGCCTGGAGATCCTGGAGGACGCGCACGTGGGGGAGAAACAGCCGGACGGGTCCTGGGACGGGATGATCGGCCTGTTGTTCAACTACGAG GTTGATGTCGTATTGGACGCGGTATCCACTCGCTCCTTCCGCCTGGAAGCCGTGGACTTCACGGAGCCGATCGAGATGTCCGGGTACTACCTCATCATGAAGCGGCCCAGCAAGGCCATCCCCGGCATCTTCCAGTTCCTCGCGCCCTTCAGCACGACCGTGTGGATCGTCATCGGCTGCGCCTGCCTCCTCGTGGCCATCCTGTCCACCATCATCAGCTACCTGGACCCGTACGAGTGGCACCAGCTGGGCAAGCGAGGAGAAGTCAAGCCGGATGAAGGAGGGAACTGGGACTTCCTCAACAGCATGTGGTCCGCCTGGGGCGCGTTTGTAGGCGGCGGGGCCGAGTACCTTCCCTGCTCGTACGCCGGGAGGGTTCTCTCCAGCACGTGGTGGTTCGTGATCCTGGTGGTGATCTCCTCCTACACCGCCAACCTGGCCGCCTTCCTGACCCAGACGCGCCTGGAGGAGACCGTGAGTTCGCTAGAAGAGCTGGCGAGCAGCAAGTTCGACTACGGAGCTCTGGCGCGGAACACAATCGTGCAGTTTCTACAGACGGCCACCGACGAGCCGTACAAGACGATCGGGAACTACCTGAAGCAGAACAAGGAGGAGGTTCTTCTGAGCACGCGGGACGAGCTGCTGGATAAAGCCGCATGGGAAAAGTTTGTGTACATCGCTGACGCTGAGAACGCGTTCATCGTGAAGGACGAGAGATGCGAGCTTATCACAGTGGGAGAGAA ATTTTTCCTGTCCCCACTGGCGCTGATGCTGCCCCGCGGGTCTCCTTACACCAAGGAGTTCAACCGGCTGATCTTAGAGTTCCGAGAAAACGGCTTCATGGACATCCTGCACAACCGCTGGTTCAG GGCTCGAGGCAAGTGTGACTCCCGCTTCTCCAAGACCGACCAATCCGTGCTCGGCTTGGAGAGCTTCGCCGGACTGTTCTACTTCATGCTGATGGGGATCGCGCTGACGATGCTGGTCCTGGCGGCGGAGAAGGTCTGGTTCATGCGGCAGGACAGCAAGGACGAGAAGAGAAGCAACCTGGAACTCGCGGACCTAGGTGGGGCTAAGGATGGGGAACTGGACGCTCTTCGTGCATAG